The genomic segment GGCGACAGGCACAGGCACAGGCACACAAGCAGGCACAGGCACAGGAAAAGGGAGTTCAGTCGTGAGCACCGCGCAAGGGACGTACTACACCGTCGTCGACAGCCCCGCCGGGCAACTCCTCCTCACCGCCGACGGGTTCGGCGCTCTCACCTCCCTCTCCGTACCGGAGCAGAAGGGCGGCCGGGTCCCGCTGCCGGGCTGGCTGCGCGACCCGGGCCCCTTCCGGGCGGCCGAGGAACAGCTCGCCGCCTACTTCGCCGGTGAACTCAAGGAATTCCAACTGGAGCTGGGCGGCGAGGGCACCGAGTTCCGGCAGCGGGTCTGGGCCGCGCTGGAGGACGTCCCGTACGGCGGGACCACCACATACGGGGCCATCGCCGCCCGCATCGGCGCACCCCGTGCCGCCGTCCGGGCCGTGGGCGGCGCGATCGGCGCGAACCCCCTCCTCATCGTCCGCCCCTGCCACCGGGTGATCGGCGCGGACGGCACCCTCACCGGGTACGCCGGCGGCCTCGACCGCAAACGTCTCCTCCTCGGCCTGGAGGGCGTGCTGTAGCTCCGCCCCACCGTGCCCGCGACCGGCCGTACTTGGCCCGCGTCAACCGGCGCGGGCCAGGTGCGTCCAATGGTGTGAGGGTGCGTGCACGGGACCGTCGCGCAGGGAAGTGATGAGGGGCTTGTGTCGCTTCCGCTGAGCGAAGGGCGGCCCCGCATGACCGACAGCCCGACCCGCACGTGGCCCATGACGCGTCCGACGGCCGCCGCCCTCGCCCTCGTCCTGCTCGCCGCGCTCGCCCTCGTCGGCGCCCTCCCCGCGAGAGCCGACGTGCCGTCGGACCCCGCGGCCGCCCGGCGTTGGACCGGCACCTGGGCAGCCGCCGCCTCCGGTACGGCGCCCGCGCTGCCGGGGGCGTCGATCCGCAACGTCGTCCACGTGAGCGTCGGCGGCAGCGCCGCGCGGGTCCGCGTCTCCAACCGGCTCGGTACGGCCGCACTCCGCCTGGGCGCCGTGACGGTCGCGCTGCAGAAGCCGGGAGTGCCGAACAGCCCCGACGCGATGCCCGGTTCCCTCCGCACGGCCACCTTCGGCGGTGCCCGCACGGTCGTCGTCCCGGCGGGCCAGGACCGGCTCACCGACCCCGTCGCGCTGCGCGTCCCGGCGCACGGCAATCTCCTCGTCACGCTGTACACACCGCACGACTCGGGGCCGGCCACGTTCCACCGCTCCGCCCGGCAGACCAACTTCCTCGCGCCGTACGGGAATCGGGCGGCCGACGAGAACGGCTCGGCGTACACGACGGCCATCGGGAGCTGGTACTACGTCACCGGTGTCGACGTACTCGGCTCCTCCGCCGTCGGCAGCGTCGTCACGCTCGGCGACTCGATCACGGACGGCAACGGCTCGACGGCCGACGCCAACCGCCGCTGGCCCGACCGGCTCGCCGAACGGCTGCGCGCGCTGCCCGCGGCCCGCAGGCTCGGCGTCCTCAACGCGGGTGTCTCCGGCAACCGGCTGCTGCGCGCCGGCGTGGGCCCGAGCGCCCTGGACCGGTTCGACGCGGACGTCCTCACCCGCACCGGCGTACGCACGCTGATCGTGATGGTGGGCATCAACGACATCAAGGGCACCCCGAACGTCACCGACCCGGCCGCCCTCACCGCCGCGTACCGCAGGGTCGTGGACCGTTCCCACGCCCGCGGCATCCGCGTCGTCGGCGCCACACTCACCCCGTACGGCGGCCACGGCGCGTACACGTCGGCCCGGGAACGCGTACGGCAGGCGGTCAACGCCTCGATCCGCGGTGACGGGATCTTCGACGCCGTGGCCGACTTCGACCGGGCCGTCCGCGACCCCGTCCGCCCGCACCGGATCCGGCCCGCCTACGACCCCGGCGACCACCTGCACTTCAACGACGCGGGCATGCGCGCCCTGGCCGACGCGGTCGCCCTGTCCGACGTGGCCCCGTGAGGGCCGGCCGGCCCCGCCGATTCCAGCCGGTGTCAGCCCCCGAACACCACGCCCACCCACCCGCCCGCCACCAGCAGGCACGCGAAGAGCTCCGCCAGGACGCTCGACCCGCCCGAGCGCATCGCCGTGCGCGTGGCGGCCTTCGCCGCGCCGTGGTGGCCGAGACGGAGCCGTTCGGAGAGGTAGATGCCCCCGATGAAGCCGGGGATCGCGCCGAGGACGGGGAGCAGGACGAAACCGAGGAAGGCGCCGACGCCGGCGTACACGCCCATCCGGGGGGTGGCGCCGCTCTCCGCCAGGCGCCGGGGCGGCAGGACCCAGCGGAGCGCCCGGGAGGCGAGCAGCACGACGGTGGCGCCCACCAGCACCCACCAGGCCTCGGGCCGCGGGTCCTCCAGCGCCCACCACATGACCCCGGCCCACACGAGCAGCGACCCCGGTACGCCGGGCACCAGCACTCCGCACAGGCCGAGCAGCAGCACCACCGCGACCAGCAGGAGTTCCCACGCTCCCATCTGCCCAGGGTGCCGGACCGCGCGGGAAAGCGCAGG from the Streptomyces sp. NBC_00310 genome contains:
- a CDS encoding methylated-DNA--[protein]-cysteine S-methyltransferase gives rise to the protein MSTAQGTYYTVVDSPAGQLLLTADGFGALTSLSVPEQKGGRVPLPGWLRDPGPFRAAEEQLAAYFAGELKEFQLELGGEGTEFRQRVWAALEDVPYGGTTTYGAIAARIGAPRAAVRAVGGAIGANPLLIVRPCHRVIGADGTLTGYAGGLDRKRLLLGLEGVL
- a CDS encoding SGNH/GDSL hydrolase family protein — translated: MTDSPTRTWPMTRPTAAALALVLLAALALVGALPARADVPSDPAAARRWTGTWAAAASGTAPALPGASIRNVVHVSVGGSAARVRVSNRLGTAALRLGAVTVALQKPGVPNSPDAMPGSLRTATFGGARTVVVPAGQDRLTDPVALRVPAHGNLLVTLYTPHDSGPATFHRSARQTNFLAPYGNRAADENGSAYTTAIGSWYYVTGVDVLGSSAVGSVVTLGDSITDGNGSTADANRRWPDRLAERLRALPAARRLGVLNAGVSGNRLLRAGVGPSALDRFDADVLTRTGVRTLIVMVGINDIKGTPNVTDPAALTAAYRRVVDRSHARGIRVVGATLTPYGGHGAYTSARERVRQAVNASIRGDGIFDAVADFDRAVRDPVRPHRIRPAYDPGDHLHFNDAGMRALADAVALSDVAP
- a CDS encoding DUF456 domain-containing protein, which translates into the protein MGAWELLLVAVVLLLGLCGVLVPGVPGSLLVWAGVMWWALEDPRPEAWWVLVGATVVLLASRALRWVLPPRRLAESGATPRMGVYAGVGAFLGFVLLPVLGAIPGFIGGIYLSERLRLGHHGAAKAATRTAMRSGGSSVLAELFACLLVAGGWVGVVFGG